CGGTGTGGCCGTTACTTTGCAGGATGTGACAGCGGGAAATGATGACGAGGTGTCGGCGATGTTGGGGGCGGCTGAAGGCGCTTCCGTCGGCCCGCAGCCTCGCGAGTTGGATGGTGAAAATGTTGTGCAGGAGGTGGCGACTGATGCCTTTGCGGCGTATTACGTGGGGATTGGGCAGAAGGGAGCCGATCGCAAACCCGAGTACAACGCTTCCATAGGGCTCGCAGTGGAGAAGTTGCGTAATGGTGTTACATTGCAGGATTTGTGGAATGTCGTGACATAAGTCGGgggaaagtggaaagagagaggaaggttcctttttttttttttaaagaaaaagaaaagaaaagagaagaaaggctATGGAATACGGGCCCCTAAAGGTATTGGAGGTTGTGCATGCGCATACGCATACGcatgcacatgcacacacacacacatatatatatatatatatatatgggaCATGGTGTGGCGATGATTTGTTAGTTGATGGAAACGCCTTTTGGTGAGGTCATAGATAAACCTTATActgtttttatatttctcctccattttatattttgttgtatCTTCGCCTTTGTCCTTGTGGACGGATCGTTGGGGCGACTAGTGATCGTTCGCTGCCGCGCGTTCATTTACATTACTccagtaaataaatatatgcgcATATTTACTGTGTCGGTGGTTGCGCTTttatcctctttttcatGCCCCAAAAACCCTGTAGCAAACATTGGTGAAGACAAGatacttttctgttttctacgtttttttttttactttaccgCTTTACTCATcgtcttttcctccttttaatTGCGTACGACATCAAATTCCACCGAGGTGTTTTCCGCACCGCCGGCTTGTGTGACGGCCGAGGCCATTAGCGGCAGGAAGTTAAGAGTCggtaacaaaataaatagtgATAAGTTACGGCGTCCGACAGGGACGTTTAACAAAGTTAAGGATCATCTTCCCCCACCCCCCACTTCTCCTACCtcaagaaaagggagaaaatctTTCAAGTTAAAGCTGTGAAAAGAGATTAGGGCACTGGGGCGAGGaatctgttttctttttcattttgtgtaCCTGCGTCTGAGGCATCTTTGCGCGAGTGACTGAATCAAACTTAGGTAAATCTGAGGGGGTTAgtaggagagggggaaaaagggaaatgcaGATTTATGTGAAGCATCGCGGTAAGTTCATTTTCCTCGCGCTATGGAGTGGTTTTACATGCATTGCGATGTTTTGGTTGATGATACGCCGTTCCGGTTTCGGCACTTCGTACAGCCGCTGTTGTTACCTTGTCATGTGGGGCGAATACAAGCAATTGCTGGAGCCTGGAACTTTCCCCAGTAATGGCTTTCTTCCGCCTCACCTTCGCCTCGACAGTCGCTCGTATTTGGATCTCCCAGAAACGGAGATCGCCCTCCCACCGCTGATTGATGTGAGTATTGCGGAACGCGACCAGGTGCGAAACCTCGAGTCGATGCTGCCCTCCACTCAGCGGTCGGATTTGAAGGTGCAGTTCGGACCCATCCGCACCCAAACTATTGTGATGACTAGCGGTGCGAATGAGCGGTACGTGCGGCGCCGTTTAGG
This region of Trypanosoma brucei brucei TREU927 chromosome 1, complete sequence genomic DNA includes:
- a CDS encoding hypothetical protein, unlikely (GPI-Anchor Signal predicted for Tb927.1.4150 by DGPI v2.04 with cleavage site probability 0.124699995 near 70) encodes the protein METPFGEVIDKPYTVFIFLLHFIFCCIFAFVLVDGSLGRLVIVRCRAFIYITPVNKYMRIFTVSVVALLSSFSCPKNPVANIGEDKILFCFLRFFFYFTALLIVFSSF